In Deinococcus proteolyticus MRP, a single genomic region encodes these proteins:
- a CDS encoding LptF/LptG family permease: MRRFETYVLSEILPLLVAALSALIVLLMLKGLEDVLAPLLAKGASPALVAQLLALNVPEAMAFGLPLALMFAALLGLSRLSGDSEIKAALSGGIPGTTLFRPVLLLAALVTLLSFGINEVLVTRAKVQAQSVQRQIVLDNPRVIGLAQTAGGGLVLRDALDRAISVGSVGEDGTLRNLRIVTMQPGLPPREVITAREGVLQEGSNVLELRGGQRVSYQGARPVTVLNFETGQLPVQDVQASFDGGSGLDPFYLPLGTLKERTDGYRDSGIRSPGDFTALYRKFAQPLSALALAFFAVSLALYTFRSGLNLGLVWALLLSFAYYATWSVFRVMGENGALPAPVAAFGPDVIALLAGALLLWRASRQ, from the coding sequence ATGAGGCGTTTCGAGACCTATGTGCTCTCGGAAATCCTGCCGCTGCTGGTGGCGGCCCTCAGTGCCCTCATTGTCCTGCTGATGCTCAAGGGCCTGGAGGACGTGCTGGCCCCGCTGCTGGCCAAGGGAGCCAGCCCCGCGCTGGTGGCGCAGTTGCTGGCGCTGAACGTGCCTGAGGCGATGGCGTTCGGGCTGCCGCTGGCGCTGATGTTCGCGGCGCTGCTGGGCCTGTCGCGCCTGAGCGGCGACAGCGAAATCAAGGCGGCGCTCTCGGGCGGGATTCCCGGCACCACGCTGTTCCGGCCGGTGCTGCTGCTGGCCGCGCTGGTCACGCTGCTGTCGTTCGGCATCAACGAAGTGCTGGTCACCCGAGCCAAAGTGCAGGCCCAAAGTGTGCAGCGCCAGATTGTGCTGGACAATCCCCGCGTCATCGGCCTGGCGCAGACGGCGGGCGGCGGCCTGGTGCTGCGCGACGCCCTGGACCGTGCCATCAGCGTGGGGAGCGTGGGCGAAGACGGCACCCTGCGCAACCTGCGCATCGTGACCATGCAGCCCGGCCTGCCGCCCCGCGAGGTGATTACGGCCCGCGAAGGAGTGTTGCAAGAAGGCAGCAACGTGCTGGAGCTGCGCGGCGGTCAGCGGGTGTCGTATCAGGGGGCGCGGCCGGTGACGGTGCTGAACTTTGAAACTGGGCAGTTGCCGGTGCAGGACGTGCAGGCCAGCTTCGACGGGGGCAGCGGCCTGGACCCCTTTTACCTGCCGCTGGGCACCCTGAAAGAGCGCACCGACGGCTACCGCGACAGCGGCATCCGCTCGCCGGGCGACTTTACGGCGCTGTACCGCAAGTTCGCGCAGCCACTTTCGGCGCTGGCGCTGGCCTTTTTTGCGGTCAGTCTGGCGCTGTACACCTTCCGCTCGGGCCTGAACCTGGGGCTGGTGTGGGCGCTGCTGCTGAGTTTCGCCTACTACGCCACCTGGAGCGTGTTCCGGGTGATGGGTGAGAATGGTGCCCTGCCCGCGCCGGTCGCGGCGTTCGGCCCTGACGTGATTGCCCTGCTGGCCGGAGCGCTGCTGCTGTGGCGGGCCAGCCGGCAGTAA
- a CDS encoding DinB family protein encodes MTAADTPTADLRAQASTLAFARLLPKLFRGGQAFLSVEEIISDLTPEQATQQPERLPHSVAALLAHVNWWNRWMLDILESGQSMPYPEHAADTWREVTPDEWPAVKTEFYDLLSRVDAHAARPDLSSPVNHDETVGELLADFALHTAHHFGQMISVRQSLGAWPPAGGGDTW; translated from the coding sequence ATGACCGCAGCCGACACCCCTACGGCCGACCTCCGCGCCCAGGCCTCCACGCTGGCCTTTGCCCGCTTGCTGCCCAAGCTGTTCCGGGGCGGGCAGGCATTTCTGAGCGTCGAGGAAATCATTTCCGACCTGACCCCCGAGCAGGCCACGCAGCAGCCTGAGCGCCTGCCGCACTCGGTGGCCGCGCTGCTGGCGCATGTGAACTGGTGGAACCGCTGGATGCTGGACATCTTGGAAAGCGGTCAGAGCATGCCCTACCCCGAGCACGCCGCCGACACCTGGCGCGAGGTGACCCCGGACGAGTGGCCCGCCGTCAAGACCGAGTTCTACGACCTGCTCTCACGCGTTGATGCCCACGCGGCGCGGCCTGATCTCTCCAGCCCCGTCAACCACGACGAAACGGTGGGCGAGCTGCTGGCCGACTTTGCCCTGCACACCGCGCACCACTTCGGGCAGATGATCAGCGTGCGCCAGAGCCTCGGCGCGTGGCCGCCTGCCGGGGGTGGGGACACCTGGTAA
- a CDS encoding disulfide bond formation protein B, with the protein MNRSTRLYLAWVVALVATLGSLYLSEVLGYRPCKLCWYQRIAMYPLALMLGIAAFRDDLRVRLYAAALALIGAITALVQNAEIWGWIPTLKSCSIDAGQEPCTTIWPLWSTLFGEGASALNSILTIPVLSMIAFSLILALLAWPRMRPEEQAQATYTEPHDRV; encoded by the coding sequence ATGAACCGCTCAACCCGTCTCTATCTGGCCTGGGTGGTGGCTTTGGTCGCCACGCTGGGCAGCCTGTACCTCAGCGAAGTGCTGGGCTACCGGCCCTGCAAACTGTGCTGGTATCAGCGCATCGCCATGTACCCACTGGCCTTGATGCTGGGCATCGCCGCTTTCCGGGACGACCTGCGCGTGCGGCTGTATGCCGCTGCGCTCGCCCTGATCGGTGCCATCACCGCCCTGGTTCAGAATGCCGAAATCTGGGGCTGGATTCCCACGCTCAAATCCTGCTCTATAGACGCTGGACAGGAGCCCTGCACCACCATCTGGCCCCTGTGGTCCACCCTCTTCGGTGAGGGTGCGTCGGCGCTCAACTCCATTCTGACCATTCCGGTGCTCAGCATGATTGCCTTCAGCCTGATTCTGGCGCTACTGGCCTGGCCCCGCATGCGTCCGGAAGAGCAGGCCCAGGCCACCTATACTGAGCCGCATGACCGCGTCTGA
- the gatC gene encoding Asp-tRNA(Asn)/Glu-tRNA(Gln) amidotransferase subunit GatC: MTASEPPVTAAPGHDRLSTAQLEHLAFLARLELKPHEEEAIREELNGLLGYFQQLQAVDTEGVDPLQRPLPLSGQLRADIAGEPLPQAEVLALAPAAAGGFVRLPRTLDTD, encoded by the coding sequence ATGACCGCGTCTGAACCGCCCGTGACTGCCGCGCCCGGCCATGACCGGCTGAGCACGGCGCAGCTGGAACATCTGGCCTTTTTGGCCCGGCTGGAGTTGAAGCCCCACGAGGAAGAAGCCATCCGGGAAGAGCTGAATGGGCTGCTGGGTTACTTCCAGCAGTTGCAGGCGGTAGACACGGAAGGCGTGGACCCGCTGCAGCGCCCGCTCCCGCTGTCCGGCCAGCTGCGGGCGGATATAGCCGGCGAACCACTGCCCCAGGCCGAGGTGCTGGCTCTGGCGCCGGCAGCGGCGGGCGGCTTCGTGCGGCTGCCGCGTACCCTGGATACCGACTGA
- the truA gene encoding tRNA pseudouridine(38-40) synthase TruA — MTDVSAGPVPTPPLDPAAPRPLHYAPPQGWTRVLLTVAWDGSAYGGWQSQPNAPSVQDTLHAALNRLGLEAARPVAAGRTDAGVHALNMPAHVDLHAPRIPPERLALALARQLPRSVAVLSAQAAPAGFHARFSCTQRRYLYQILNAPARHPLEEGRSLWVRGQLDLSAMNAAAQHLIGLHDFAAFATKEDRQTVRELQRLAVTASPLPYGQRVTLAVVGESFLRHMVRGLVGTLIAVGQGKLAPEAVAEILASGDRRQAGINVAPDGLYFAGAGYAGFPELSLTAPPQPPVAP, encoded by the coding sequence ATGACCGATGTTTCCGCCGGCCCCGTGCCCACGCCGCCCCTGGATCCCGCTGCACCGCGCCCACTGCATTACGCCCCGCCGCAGGGCTGGACGCGGGTGCTGCTGACGGTGGCCTGGGACGGAAGCGCGTACGGCGGCTGGCAGAGTCAGCCCAACGCCCCCAGCGTGCAGGACACCCTCCACGCGGCACTGAACAGGTTAGGGCTGGAGGCCGCCCGGCCAGTCGCCGCCGGCCGCACCGACGCTGGAGTCCATGCACTGAACATGCCCGCCCATGTGGACCTGCACGCCCCACGCATCCCGCCGGAGCGGCTGGCACTGGCGCTGGCACGGCAACTTCCACGCAGTGTGGCGGTGCTGAGCGCCCAGGCCGCCCCAGCAGGATTTCACGCCCGCTTTTCCTGTACGCAGCGGCGCTACCTGTACCAGATTCTGAACGCCCCGGCACGGCACCCGCTGGAAGAAGGCCGTTCGCTGTGGGTACGCGGCCAGCTGGACCTCAGCGCTATGAATGCCGCTGCCCAGCACCTGATCGGCCTGCACGATTTCGCCGCCTTCGCCACCAAAGAAGACCGCCAGACGGTGCGCGAACTGCAGCGGCTGGCGGTCACGGCGTCCCCCCTGCCCTACGGTCAGCGGGTCACGCTGGCAGTGGTGGGCGAGAGCTTCCTGCGCCACATGGTACGCGGGCTGGTCGGCACCCTGATTGCGGTCGGTCAGGGCAAACTCGCCCCGGAGGCGGTGGCTGAAATCCTGGCAAGTGGTGACCGGCGCCAGGCTGGTATCAACGTGGCCCCGGACGGGCTGTATTTTGCCGGGGCCGGGTACGCTGGGTTTCCGGAGCTGAGTTTGACCGCGCCGCCGCAGCCGCCGGTAGCCCCGTAA
- the obgE gene encoding GTPase ObgE produces MAFRDTLEIEVAAGNGGDGAMSFHREKYLEKGGPDGGHGGRGGSVILRATEGVESLERMVGKRKFKAENGRYGEGRLRQGRDGEDMYIDVPVGTTAFDRDTGRVVADLTETGQQHVVARGGAGGRGNSTFVSATRQAPRFAELGIPGQKRRLRLELRLIADVGLVGYPNAGKSSLLAALSNAKPGIADYPFTTLSPNLGVVEQEGGDERFTLADIPGIIEGASEGKGLEFLRHISRTRLLVFVLDVTVNPVEELRQLMAELRSYDPQLLDAPALIALNKVELVEEDIALMVEDDLAAEFGMAVLPVSAKEGQGLGDLRATIFDLLPSRELWAQTHSLEVEDETVREEPLRIEFHEEEAGEGEENERIWTVYGGGFEDKLVRFARHLEDAAEYLANLFKRQGLNNALKRAGAREGDTVEIGTFRFEYYEDEN; encoded by the coding sequence ATGGCTTTTAGAGATACCCTGGAAATAGAAGTGGCTGCCGGCAACGGCGGCGACGGCGCCATGAGCTTTCACCGCGAGAAGTACCTGGAAAAGGGCGGCCCCGACGGCGGCCACGGCGGGCGCGGCGGCAGCGTGATTCTGCGGGCCACCGAAGGCGTGGAGTCGCTGGAACGCATGGTCGGCAAGCGCAAGTTCAAGGCAGAAAATGGCCGCTACGGCGAAGGCCGCCTGCGCCAGGGCCGCGACGGCGAGGACATGTACATTGACGTGCCGGTGGGCACCACGGCTTTCGACCGTGATACGGGCCGCGTGGTGGCTGACCTGACCGAAACCGGTCAGCAGCATGTGGTGGCGCGGGGCGGCGCGGGCGGGCGGGGCAACTCGACCTTTGTCAGTGCGACCCGGCAGGCCCCCCGCTTCGCCGAGCTGGGCATTCCCGGCCAGAAGCGCCGGCTGCGGCTGGAGCTGCGCCTGATTGCCGACGTGGGCCTGGTGGGCTACCCCAACGCGGGCAAAAGCAGCCTGCTGGCCGCCCTGAGCAACGCCAAGCCCGGCATCGCTGATTATCCGTTTACCACCCTCAGCCCCAACCTGGGCGTGGTGGAGCAGGAAGGCGGCGACGAGCGTTTTACCCTGGCCGACATTCCCGGCATCATCGAGGGGGCCAGCGAGGGCAAGGGCCTGGAATTCCTGCGCCACATCAGCCGCACCCGCTTGCTGGTGTTCGTGCTCGACGTGACCGTGAACCCGGTGGAGGAACTGCGCCAGCTGATGGCCGAGCTGCGCTCCTACGACCCGCAGCTGCTGGACGCCCCGGCCCTGATTGCGCTGAACAAGGTCGAACTGGTCGAAGAAGACATCGCCCTGATGGTGGAAGACGACCTGGCCGCCGAGTTCGGCATGGCGGTGCTGCCGGTGAGTGCCAAGGAAGGCCAGGGCCTGGGCGACCTGCGGGCCACCATTTTTGACCTGCTGCCCAGCCGTGAGCTGTGGGCGCAGACCCACTCGCTGGAGGTGGAAGATGAAACCGTGCGCGAAGAACCCCTGCGCATCGAATTCCACGAAGAAGAAGCCGGCGAGGGCGAGGAAAACGAGCGCATCTGGACCGTATATGGGGGCGGCTTCGAGGACAAGCTGGTGCGCTTCGCACGGCACCTGGAGGACGCCGCCGAGTACCTGGCGAACCTGTTCAAGCGCCAGGGGCTGAACAACGCCCTCAAGCGCGCCGGAGCCCGCGAAGGCGACACGGTGGAAATCGGCACCTTCCGCTTCGAGTATTACGAAGACGAGAACTGA
- a CDS encoding LptF/LptG family permease, whose amino-acid sequence MSRLTRYILLDVLKWYVMGFLLFVVLQMTDVLSLTAGAFLDYNATPQQALSTLLYNLPTLLNRSLVLAVPFAVLLSFGRMQGDSEIKAMYAAGVRPLSLVWPLALPFLLVGALTFWNSGWVAPWANARWYDAWYDIYGMTPEPPTREMYAYSEGETLFYAGRVASGEEPQQALLSGVMVQRGGEVITADSGTWNTATQTWTLTGAWVTRPGETPQPSAEPLTFVQKDTLAPPRPEADQLSRAELRAELADPTLQGAERRTLEHQLAGRTADSFTAVIFALAAGLLGLLMPGRAWAFAAVLLVVVVYYVPWTLGPQLAAGGALTPALVAWLPNLIFIVLAAALAWRLR is encoded by the coding sequence ATGTCCAGACTGACCCGTTACATCCTGCTTGACGTACTGAAGTGGTATGTGATGGGTTTTCTGCTGTTCGTGGTTCTGCAAATGACCGATGTGCTCAGCCTGACCGCCGGGGCATTTCTGGACTACAACGCCACGCCGCAGCAGGCGCTGTCCACGCTGCTCTACAACCTGCCTACCTTGCTGAACCGCTCGCTGGTGCTGGCGGTGCCGTTCGCGGTACTGCTGTCGTTCGGGCGCATGCAGGGCGACAGCGAAATCAAGGCGATGTACGCGGCGGGCGTGCGGCCCCTGTCGCTGGTGTGGCCGCTGGCGCTGCCTTTTTTGCTGGTCGGGGCGCTGACCTTCTGGAATTCCGGCTGGGTGGCGCCCTGGGCCAATGCCCGATGGTACGACGCCTGGTACGACATCTACGGCATGACCCCCGAGCCGCCCACGCGGGAAATGTACGCCTACTCGGAAGGGGAGACGCTGTTTTATGCCGGGCGGGTGGCCAGCGGTGAAGAGCCGCAGCAGGCCCTGCTCAGCGGCGTGATGGTGCAGCGCGGAGGCGAGGTGATCACTGCCGACAGCGGCACTTGGAATACGGCCACTCAGACCTGGACGCTGACTGGCGCCTGGGTAACGCGCCCCGGCGAGACCCCGCAGCCGAGCGCCGAGCCGCTGACCTTTGTCCAGAAAGACACGCTGGCGCCCCCCCGCCCTGAAGCCGACCAGCTGAGCAGGGCCGAGCTGCGGGCCGAGCTGGCCGACCCCACGCTGCAAGGAGCGGAGCGCCGCACGCTGGAGCACCAGCTGGCCGGGCGCACGGCCGATTCGTTTACCGCTGTGATTTTCGCGCTGGCGGCAGGCTTGCTGGGCCTGCTGATGCCGGGCCGCGCCTGGGCCTTCGCGGCCGTGTTGCTGGTGGTGGTGGTGTACTACGTGCCCTGGACGCTGGGGCCGCAGTTGGCAGCGGGCGGCGCCCTGACCCCGGCGCTGGTGGCCTGGCTGCCCAACCTGATCTTTATCGTGCTGGCAGCCGCGCTGGCCTGGAGGCTGCGGTGA
- the rplU gene encoding 50S ribosomal protein L21 — translation MFAIIKSGGKQYRVQEGDVIRVESLQGEAGDKVDFTPVLVGGEQTAYGDDAGKYTVNAEVVEHGRGEKIYVRKYKSGIQYRRRTGHRQSYTAIRITGIKA, via the coding sequence ATGTTTGCAATTATCAAGAGCGGTGGTAAGCAGTACCGCGTGCAGGAAGGCGACGTTATCCGTGTGGAGAGCCTGCAGGGCGAAGCCGGTGACAAAGTGGACTTTACCCCCGTGCTGGTGGGCGGTGAACAGACCGCTTACGGCGACGACGCTGGCAAGTACACCGTGAACGCCGAAGTGGTCGAGCACGGCCGCGGCGAGAAGATCTACGTGCGCAAGTACAAGAGCGGTATTCAGTACCGCCGCCGCACCGGCCACCGCCAGAGCTACACCGCCATCCGTATCACCGGCATCAAGGCCTGA
- a CDS encoding DUF4403 family protein, producing MSFPRDDLTPPPPASPTQAAPLPLSSLSLPVAVPLSGIREAVNARIPREFARVQQDQRVLGGRAGIHIRGAVVRAGDIRIVPSDSADTLELEVPLSARFSVRPELSGASWAGRLESTLTRDFGGEATVRLKVKPYIQPDWEAGAQVSGELRWTDPLAVELVPGTRLSVAALAESAVRAQLTRVTQEVARAVRESAALRSRAEQLWGQVGQPWPLPLEGSGVGPAYAQVMPQSLTVAGLGLRDDALHLTLQAEGYLRAELGQPPLVRPASAPLPALQTSPQPAPGELHLRVPILLPFAELSSLATAAAQRELLALRLPGGTLAPRVQLDRLEVTGQPAQQRLTLTARLTLSGLGLRQSVTADISGRPWLRPGGRTVTLENVQVATRDEGLSSRLLGLLADARLEEYLARSARFDLGPRLDGLEDSLAARLPYSPLPGLRLRGDVGELRLDDLRVTGQGLQVTAAADGALDVLVDAGQLPGRP from the coding sequence GTGTCCTTTCCCCGTGACGACCTGACCCCGCCGCCCCCGGCCAGCCCAACGCAGGCGGCTCCGCTGCCGCTCTCCAGCCTCAGCCTGCCAGTTGCAGTGCCGCTGTCCGGTATCCGGGAGGCGGTCAACGCCCGGATTCCCCGCGAGTTTGCGCGTGTGCAGCAGGACCAGCGGGTGCTGGGTGGCCGGGCTGGCATTCATATTCGCGGCGCGGTGGTCCGCGCAGGTGACATCCGCATCGTGCCGAGCGATTCGGCGGACACCCTGGAACTGGAAGTGCCGCTCAGTGCCCGCTTCAGCGTGCGGCCGGAGCTGTCCGGGGCGTCCTGGGCCGGCCGGCTGGAAAGCACGCTGACCCGTGATTTTGGCGGCGAGGCCACCGTGCGCCTCAAGGTGAAGCCCTACATTCAGCCCGACTGGGAAGCGGGAGCGCAGGTGAGCGGCGAGCTGCGCTGGACCGACCCCCTGGCGGTAGAGCTGGTGCCGGGCACCCGCCTGAGCGTGGCGGCCCTGGCCGAAAGTGCGGTGCGGGCGCAGCTCACGCGGGTCACGCAGGAGGTGGCCCGCGCTGTGCGCGAGTCGGCCGCCCTGCGCAGCCGGGCCGAGCAGCTATGGGGGCAGGTGGGCCAGCCCTGGCCGCTGCCGCTGGAAGGGAGTGGCGTGGGGCCGGCCTACGCCCAGGTCATGCCGCAGTCGCTGACGGTGGCGGGGCTGGGCCTGCGGGATGACGCCCTGCACCTGACCCTGCAGGCCGAGGGCTACTTGCGCGCCGAGCTGGGCCAGCCGCCGCTAGTGCGCCCGGCCAGCGCTCCACTCCCTGCCCTGCAAACGTCCCCCCAGCCTGCACCCGGCGAACTGCACCTGCGGGTGCCGATTCTGCTGCCCTTTGCAGAACTCTCCTCGCTGGCGACCGCAGCCGCACAAAGGGAACTGCTGGCCCTGCGGTTGCCCGGCGGGACCCTGGCCCCACGGGTTCAGTTGGACCGCTTGGAGGTTACCGGACAGCCGGCCCAGCAGCGCCTGACCCTGACCGCTCGGCTGACCCTGAGTGGCCTGGGCCTGCGCCAGAGCGTGACGGCGGACATCAGTGGGCGGCCCTGGCTGCGGCCTGGTGGGCGGACGGTGACCCTGGAAAATGTGCAGGTGGCGACCCGCGACGAGGGGCTGAGCAGCCGCCTGCTGGGCCTGCTGGCTGACGCCCGGCTGGAAGAATATCTGGCCCGCAGCGCCCGCTTTGACCTGGGGCCGCGCCTGGACGGACTGGAAGACTCACTGGCGGCCCGGCTGCCCTACTCGCCGCTGCCGGGCCTGCGCCTGCGCGGCGACGTGGGCGAGCTGCGGCTGGACGACCTGCGCGTGACCGGACAGGGGCTGCAAGTCACCGCCGCTGCCGACGGCGCCCTGGACGTACTGGTAGACGCGGGCCAGCTGCCAGGGCGGCCCTGA
- a CDS encoding DinB family protein, with translation MTAPKPLQDPAVLRQFGTGPAEVQAALHAQLDALEAELRAHESDWSATQPGREWSPAQEAEHVVKINTGITRLLALLLSDRELHPMPQTPGVLKGGKRQAPAHSLPSETGLPWAGWETVWSEHRTALEAVAANVRETPGRTAWHPYFGELDALNWLRMVAAHLHNHRELLERSRTQ, from the coding sequence ATGACTGCACCTAAGCCCCTCCAAGATCCCGCCGTGCTGCGCCAGTTTGGCACTGGCCCAGCCGAAGTGCAGGCCGCCCTGCATGCTCAGCTGGACGCCCTCGAGGCCGAGCTGCGTGCCCACGAAAGCGATTGGAGCGCCACCCAACCGGGCCGCGAGTGGTCGCCCGCCCAGGAAGCCGAGCACGTGGTCAAAATCAATACCGGCATTACCCGGCTGCTGGCGCTGCTGCTCTCGGACCGCGAATTGCACCCCATGCCCCAGACCCCCGGCGTGCTGAAAGGCGGCAAGCGTCAGGCCCCCGCCCACAGCCTGCCGAGTGAAACCGGCTTGCCTTGGGCGGGCTGGGAAACGGTATGGAGCGAACACCGCACGGCACTGGAAGCTGTGGCGGCCAATGTCCGCGAGACGCCCGGCCGCACGGCCTGGCATCCCTATTTCGGGGAGCTGGACGCCCTCAACTGGCTGCGGATGGTTGCCGCGCACCTGCACAACCACCGCGAACTGCTGGAGCGCAGCCGCACGCAATAA
- the era gene encoding GTPase Era — translation MTSLNPDSPSDTRAGFVAIVGKPNVGKSTLLNAFLNTKVAPTSHRPQTTRRGVRGIFSDGTHQVVFVDTPGVHKPKDALGKYMNNEVSTALSDIDAMIWVVDLRHPPTDEDRLVARQIRDLPKPLFLVGNKQDAAKYPEEAIGLYEALLEGREADTTVTSLSAQKNDAKVTALRAQILDVLPENPFFFPQGSASDQSREQWAAEIVREQAMMKLRDELPYAVATRVNRWTERDDGLQRIEAEIVVEKAAHKGMVIGAGGKQLREIGTAARKQLETLLNAKVFLGLEVVVIPGWREDPEALRELGYE, via the coding sequence ATGACAAGTCTGAATCCCGATTCTCCGAGTGACACCCGCGCCGGGTTCGTGGCGATTGTGGGCAAGCCCAACGTGGGCAAATCCACGCTGCTCAACGCCTTTTTGAACACCAAGGTGGCCCCGACCAGCCACCGCCCGCAGACCACCCGCCGAGGTGTGCGCGGTATTTTCAGCGACGGCACCCATCAGGTGGTGTTCGTGGATACGCCCGGTGTCCACAAGCCCAAGGACGCCCTGGGCAAGTACATGAACAACGAAGTGTCCACCGCACTGTCGGACATTGACGCCATGATTTGGGTGGTGGACCTGCGCCACCCGCCGACCGACGAGGACCGCCTGGTGGCCCGGCAGATTCGCGACCTGCCCAAGCCGCTGTTTTTGGTCGGCAACAAGCAGGACGCCGCCAAGTATCCCGAAGAAGCTATCGGCCTGTATGAAGCGCTGCTGGAGGGCCGCGAGGCCGACACCACCGTGACCAGCCTGAGCGCCCAGAAGAACGACGCCAAGGTCACGGCGCTGCGGGCCCAGATTCTGGACGTGCTGCCTGAAAACCCCTTCTTCTTCCCCCAGGGCAGCGCCTCTGACCAGAGCCGCGAACAGTGGGCCGCCGAAATCGTGCGCGAACAGGCCATGATGAAGCTGCGCGACGAGCTGCCCTACGCCGTGGCGACCCGTGTGAACCGCTGGACCGAGCGCGACGACGGCTTGCAGCGTATTGAGGCCGAAATCGTGGTGGAAAAGGCCGCCCACAAGGGCATGGTGATTGGCGCGGGCGGCAAGCAGCTGCGCGAAATCGGTACGGCGGCCCGCAAGCAGCTGGAAACCCTGCTGAACGCCAAAGTGTTCCTGGGCCTGGAAGTGGTGGTCATCCCCGGCTGGCGTGAAGACCCCGAAGCCCTGCGCGAACTGGGTTACGAGTAA
- the rpmA gene encoding 50S ribosomal protein L27, with the protein MAHKKGVGSSKNGRDSNPKYLGVKKFGGEKVLAGNILVRQRGTKFKAGPNVGMGRDHTLFALVDGQVVFSDRGGKGRFISVE; encoded by the coding sequence ATGGCACACAAAAAAGGCGTAGGTTCGTCCAAAAACGGACGCGACAGCAACCCCAAGTACCTGGGCGTGAAGAAGTTCGGCGGCGAGAAAGTGCTGGCCGGCAACATCCTGGTCCGTCAGCGCGGCACCAAGTTCAAGGCCGGCCCCAACGTGGGCATGGGCCGTGACCACACCCTGTTCGCCCTGGTGGACGGACAGGTCGTGTTCAGCGACCGTGGCGGCAAGGGCCGTTTTATCAGCGTGGAGTAA
- the serS gene encoding serine--tRNA ligase has translation MQDIRFIRENPDTVRKAIADKFVSLDLDAVLAADRAVLELRQQVETLQAERNANAKLVPKASAEERPALIEKGKALGAQLAELEPQLREQEEALRSLLLRVPNVPHGSAPVGPSDDDNVELRREGQLPTFKFQPLDHVDLLELQGWSDPERVARVSGSRSYLLKGEAARLEMAILTFALDFLAERGLEMLSTTALVRPETLTATGHFPGGEDQVYRLEDEELMLAGTSEVPINSLYAGEILAESDLPLAFAGFSAAFRSEAGSAGRDVRGLIRVHEFRKVEQYVICRPEDGMAWFEKLLANAEGILQALELPYRVVQNSTGDMGLGKHLMMDIETWVPSEEKYRETHSCSYLTDWQARRTGLRFKGADGKPQFAHTLNNTGIASPRILVPFLENHQQADGTVRIPAALQPYLGGKAVIGQPRR, from the coding sequence ATGCAAGACATCCGCTTTATCCGCGAGAACCCTGACACCGTCCGCAAGGCGATTGCCGACAAATTCGTGTCGCTGGACCTGGACGCAGTGCTGGCCGCCGACCGCGCCGTGCTGGAACTGCGCCAGCAGGTGGAAACTCTGCAAGCCGAGCGCAACGCCAACGCCAAACTGGTCCCCAAGGCCAGCGCCGAAGAACGCCCCGCCCTGATTGAAAAGGGCAAGGCACTGGGCGCCCAGCTGGCCGAGCTTGAGCCCCAGCTGCGTGAACAGGAAGAGGCGCTGCGCTCCTTGCTGCTGCGGGTGCCCAACGTGCCCCACGGGTCGGCCCCGGTCGGCCCCAGCGACGACGACAACGTAGAACTGCGCCGCGAGGGCCAGCTGCCCACCTTCAAATTTCAGCCGCTGGACCACGTGGACCTGCTGGAATTGCAGGGCTGGTCCGATCCCGAGCGGGTGGCCCGCGTGTCGGGCAGCCGCTCGTACCTGCTGAAGGGCGAAGCGGCCCGGCTGGAAATGGCGATTTTGACCTTCGCGCTGGACTTCCTGGCCGAGCGCGGCTTGGAGATGCTCAGCACCACCGCGTTGGTGCGCCCCGAAACCCTGACCGCCACCGGCCATTTCCCCGGCGGCGAGGACCAGGTGTATCGCCTGGAGGACGAGGAGCTGATGCTGGCCGGCACCAGCGAGGTGCCGATCAACTCCCTGTACGCCGGCGAAATCCTGGCCGAGAGCGACCTGCCGCTGGCCTTCGCGGGCTTCAGCGCCGCGTTCCGCTCCGAAGCAGGCAGTGCCGGGCGTGACGTGCGCGGCCTGATTCGGGTCCACGAGTTCCGCAAGGTGGAGCAGTACGTGATTTGCCGGCCCGAAGACGGCATGGCCTGGTTCGAGAAACTGCTGGCCAACGCCGAGGGTATCTTGCAGGCGCTGGAGTTGCCCTACCGGGTGGTGCAGAACTCTACCGGCGACATGGGCCTGGGCAAGCACCTGATGATGGACATCGAAACCTGGGTGCCCAGCGAGGAAAAGTACCGCGAAACCCACTCCTGCTCGTACCTGACCGACTGGCAGGCCCGCCGCACCGGCCTGCGCTTCAAGGGCGCGGACGGCAAGCCTCAGTTTGCCCATACCCTCAACAACACCGGCATCGCCAGCCCGCGCATTCTGGTGCCGTTCCTGGAAAACCACCAGCAGGCCGACGGCACGGTGCGGATTCCGGCAGCGCTGCAACCCTATCTGGGCGGCAAAGCGGTGATTGGGCAGCCCCGGCGCTAA